From the genome of Cognaticolwellia beringensis, one region includes:
- a CDS encoding TonB-dependent receptor domain-containing protein, translating to MYSNSKIAKAVRVAMMFGAGAAAAISAPAFSAEEGAESVERIEVTGSRIKRADMEGANPVQVITRQDLVASGISNMGDILQEIPSVAGAATNTAINNGGSGAIRVSLRGLGSPRTLVLLNGRRMVASGTGADSSVDLSTIPTAIVKRVEVLKDGASAIYGSDAIGGVVNIITRDDFEGFEFNAGYDIGTEEWDGETKNMDLTIGFSGDKGNAVVNAYYVQQGAQWSGDRDWSEFDFRMNADGSLSKAGSSAPPWGQYNGVNSANPANLTQHAKDDDGNLRYKLDDNGDPILTSPVLELPTGTCNSFTHGAANGPGQFDPSNPANATGYDCWDGGRDAYNFAPANYHLTPQERYGIFASGSYEITDTTRVFTELSFNRRTSKTKLAPLPLAPLAFFGWGDATYSADNYYNQQFGPKDKNGDTVDIADWRRRMVETGGRDSQFRIETVRAMFGIDGEFDNGWGWEASYIFGRNDSATQGAGGANFEKVSLAVGPSFMDDLGNVLCGRPNVAQTDTGGNPLLDDDNNPIFKDEIVEGCVSLNTFGTPGTDGAVSQEMMDYILFEAHDVGSNEQQIMSASIFGDAFELPAGTVGFAAGIEHREEKGADYPDALIALGITSGSSRTSTEGSYEVDEVFLETNVPLLSGVAGAEVLEVDLAVRYSDYNTFGDTTNHKIGVRWVPFDGLMVRGTSSTAFRAPSTSDLFAGSSDNSPQVVDKCSGKVDGFAPGTPSCLASGAPAVGFVPIGDQLSSTRGGNQDLQPEEADIFTAGIVYSPDFMEGLSLTLDYWNIEITSAISTLGEQLILDSCYNTGEHCDKITRFGVDSPLYGNSLDIDDRTTNVGGVESSGYDFNIRYSTDLEGGTITFNVDTTYYDTYDITQANGDVIENAGQFLRNSGDGNFPEWKTNADVRYTSDNWSAAWSVRYIGQVDEPFGGSSRTIDEQIINDARFSYFMDNMTATIGLNNVFDEDPPYAATGFNDNTDPRTYNTSGRHVYVTLGLSF from the coding sequence ATGTATAGTAATAGCAAAATAGCTAAAGCAGTACGCGTTGCCATGATGTTTGGCGCAGGTGCAGCAGCAGCAATTTCGGCACCTGCATTTTCAGCTGAAGAAGGCGCTGAAAGCGTAGAACGTATCGAAGTAACAGGTTCACGTATCAAACGTGCTGATATGGAAGGTGCAAACCCTGTCCAAGTTATCACTCGTCAAGACCTTGTTGCATCAGGTATCTCTAATATGGGTGATATTTTACAAGAAATACCTTCTGTAGCTGGTGCCGCAACGAATACTGCAATCAACAACGGTGGTTCAGGTGCCATTCGTGTTTCATTACGTGGTTTAGGTTCTCCTCGTACATTAGTACTTTTAAATGGTCGCCGTATGGTTGCCTCGGGTACTGGTGCAGACAGTTCGGTTGATTTAAGTACTATCCCGACTGCAATAGTAAAACGTGTTGAAGTTTTAAAAGATGGCGCATCAGCTATCTATGGGTCTGATGCCATTGGTGGTGTTGTTAACATTATCACGCGCGATGACTTTGAAGGTTTCGAATTCAATGCTGGTTATGACATCGGCACTGAAGAGTGGGATGGCGAAACCAAAAATATGGATTTAACCATAGGTTTTTCTGGTGACAAAGGTAATGCAGTTGTAAACGCATACTATGTTCAGCAGGGCGCACAATGGTCTGGCGATCGTGATTGGTCTGAATTCGATTTCAGAATGAATGCCGATGGTTCATTATCAAAAGCTGGGTCATCGGCTCCACCATGGGGGCAATATAATGGTGTAAATTCAGCTAATCCAGCTAACCTGACGCAGCATGCGAAAGATGACGATGGTAACTTGAGATATAAATTAGATGACAACGGTGATCCGATTTTAACTTCTCCAGTTTTGGAATTACCTACTGGCACTTGTAACTCATTTACTCACGGCGCAGCTAACGGTCCTGGTCAATTTGATCCGTCGAACCCAGCAAATGCTACTGGTTATGACTGTTGGGACGGGGGTAGAGATGCCTATAACTTCGCACCTGCTAACTACCACTTAACGCCACAAGAGCGTTACGGTATATTTGCCTCAGGTTCTTATGAAATCACTGATACTACCCGTGTATTTACAGAATTAAGCTTTAACCGTCGTACATCAAAAACTAAATTAGCGCCTTTACCATTAGCACCTTTAGCATTCTTTGGTTGGGGCGATGCAACATATTCTGCAGATAACTACTACAACCAACAATTTGGTCCAAAAGACAAAAATGGCGATACAGTAGATATTGCTGATTGGCGTCGACGTATGGTTGAAACAGGTGGTCGTGATTCACAATTTCGTATTGAAACTGTTCGTGCCATGTTTGGTATCGATGGTGAATTTGACAATGGTTGGGGCTGGGAAGCTAGCTACATTTTCGGTCGTAACGATTCAGCAACACAAGGTGCTGGCGGTGCAAACTTCGAAAAAGTTAGCTTAGCCGTGGGGCCATCTTTTATGGATGACTTAGGTAATGTATTGTGTGGACGTCCAAATGTTGCGCAGACTGACACTGGTGGTAACCCTTTATTAGATGACGATAACAACCCAATATTTAAAGATGAAATTGTTGAAGGGTGTGTATCTTTAAACACTTTCGGTACGCCAGGTACTGATGGTGCAGTTTCACAAGAAATGATGGATTACATCTTATTTGAAGCGCATGATGTGGGTTCTAACGAACAACAAATCATGTCAGCAAGTATTTTTGGTGATGCATTTGAATTACCGGCAGGTACTGTTGGTTTCGCAGCAGGTATTGAACATCGTGAAGAAAAAGGTGCTGATTACCCTGACGCGTTAATTGCGCTAGGTATTACATCGGGTTCATCACGTACATCAACAGAAGGCAGCTACGAAGTAGATGAAGTTTTCCTTGAAACGAATGTGCCACTATTAAGTGGTGTTGCTGGCGCAGAAGTATTAGAAGTAGATTTAGCGGTTCGTTACTCTGACTACAATACCTTTGGAGATACAACTAACCATAAAATTGGTGTTCGTTGGGTTCCATTTGACGGCCTAATGGTTCGTGGTACATCATCAACAGCATTCCGTGCTCCTTCTACATCTGATTTGTTTGCTGGTTCTTCAGACAACAGCCCACAAGTAGTTGATAAGTGTAGTGGTAAAGTTGATGGATTCGCTCCAGGTACACCTTCATGTCTTGCTTCAGGTGCTCCTGCAGTAGGCTTCGTACCTATTGGAGACCAATTATCTTCAACGCGTGGTGGTAATCAAGACCTTCAACCTGAAGAAGCTGATATCTTTACCGCTGGTATCGTATATAGTCCAGACTTCATGGAAGGTTTATCATTAACGTTAGATTACTGGAATATTGAAATTACGAGTGCAATTAGTACTTTAGGTGAGCAGTTAATTCTAGACAGCTGTTATAATACAGGCGAGCATTGTGATAAAATTACTCGTTTCGGCGTTGATAGCCCACTTTATGGTAACTCACTTGATATTGACGACCGTACAACTAACGTTGGTGGTGTAGAATCATCGGGTTACGACTTTAACATTCGTTACTCTACAGACCTTGAAGGTGGCACAATAACTTTCAATGTAGACACAACTTATTACGATACATATGATATTACACAAGCCAATGGCGATGTAATTGAAAATGCGGGTCAATTCCTACGTAATAGTGGTGATGGTAACTTCCCTGAGTGGAAGACTAATGCTGATGTTCGCTATACCAGCGATAATTGGTCTGCAGCTTGGTCAGTGCGTTACATTGGTCAAGTAGATGAGCCGTTTGGTGGTTCTTCACGTACGATTGATGAGCAAATTATTAATGATGCGCGTTTTAGTTACTTCATGGATAACATGACAGCAACTATCGGTCTTAATAACGTATTTGATGAAGATCCACCGTATGCAGCTACTGGCTTCAATGATAATACAGACCCACGTACTTATAATACTTCAGGTCGCCATGTTTACGTAACTTTAGGCTTGTCTTTCTAA
- a CDS encoding DUF3450 domain-containing protein — protein sequence MSKLSKKSLIASTIIGALAFSASNFAAADALTELQKAEAQIFKASSKSQSKIDNIYGQTQELLAEYRNTVDEADVLSGYNDHVQLMVDDQKANIQSLQKQIAGIDKTKQGVVPLMYKMIDTLEKFVDLDVPMNIDARKERIAGLRDVMGDSDVSVSEQFRLVLEAYEIEASYGTIFGVYQGELDLGDRMITADFVHMGRISFVAQSLDMKNSWVWNNEKRAWEALGDEYLKPVTDAVRMARKQLPLDLAKLPVFAAGAK from the coding sequence ATGTCCAAATTAAGCAAGAAAAGCCTTATCGCATCGACGATAATTGGCGCACTAGCATTTTCAGCAAGCAACTTCGCTGCTGCAGACGCATTAACAGAACTACAAAAAGCCGAAGCTCAAATTTTTAAAGCTTCAAGTAAATCACAAAGCAAAATAGACAATATTTACGGACAAACTCAAGAGTTGTTAGCTGAGTACCGTAATACAGTCGATGAAGCTGACGTGTTAAGCGGCTATAACGATCACGTTCAACTTATGGTTGACGATCAAAAAGCTAATATCCAATCATTACAAAAGCAAATTGCTGGTATAGATAAAACCAAGCAAGGCGTAGTACCTCTAATGTACAAAATGATTGACACGTTAGAGAAGTTTGTTGACCTTGATGTTCCTATGAACATTGATGCACGTAAAGAGCGTATTGCTGGTTTACGTGATGTAATGGGTGATTCAGATGTATCAGTATCTGAACAATTTCGTTTAGTGCTTGAAGCATATGAAATTGAAGCCAGTTACGGCACTATATTCGGTGTGTATCAAGGTGAGCTTGACTTAGGTGATCGTATGATTACTGCAGACTTCGTTCACATGGGTCGTATTTCTTTTGTTGCTCAATCTCTTGACATGAAAAACTCTTGGGTTTGGAACAATGAGAAGCGCGCATGGGAAGCTTTAGGTGACGAATACTTGAAACCTGTTACTGATGCCGTTCGTATGGCTCGTAAGCAATTACCACTTGATCTAGCTAAACTACCCGTATTTGCAGCAGGAGCAAAATAA
- a CDS encoding energy transducer TonB, with the protein MVRFLVSILLGAAVTFALFAFMAFLVSSGDRTKEEALENIIVEVNTTPPKSAAERRQRVPPPPPPPPKTPPKPQAPEPETNNDSGGLTFNMPGVQLAGANAGISAPGAGFGRDGDATPIVRIEPKYPIQAARDGKEGWVTLSFTINEIGGVEDVDVIEAEPKRVFDKEAKRALRKWKYKPKVVDGKPMRQPGLTVRLDFKMDGGN; encoded by the coding sequence ATGGTTCGCTTTTTAGTATCTATACTACTAGGCGCGGCAGTAACATTTGCTTTGTTTGCTTTTATGGCGTTTCTTGTTTCTAGCGGTGATAGAACCAAGGAAGAAGCCTTAGAAAACATCATAGTAGAAGTTAATACGACGCCACCTAAGTCAGCTGCAGAACGCCGTCAACGTGTTCCGCCGCCGCCGCCGCCGCCGCCTAAAACGCCACCTAAGCCTCAAGCTCCAGAGCCTGAGACTAATAATGATTCTGGTGGATTAACGTTTAATATGCCTGGTGTTCAGTTAGCCGGAGCAAATGCAGGTATTTCTGCACCTGGTGCTGGTTTTGGTCGTGACGGAGATGCAACACCGATAGTTCGTATTGAGCCTAAATACCCAATACAAGCTGCTCGTGATGGTAAAGAAGGTTGGGTTACGCTTTCATTTACTATCAATGAAATTGGTGGTGTTGAAGATGTTGATGTTATTGAAGCCGAGCCAAAGCGCGTTTTTGACAAAGAAGCTAAAAGAGCTTTGCGAAAATGGAAGTACAAACCGAAAGTTGTTGATGGTAAACCTATGAGACAACCTGGTTTGACTGTACGACTTGACTTTAAAATGGACGGAGGAAATTAA
- a CDS encoding class I SAM-dependent methyltransferase yields MDNKPYLKKVRDQYESYPYPFRDPSQESRRLVEIAIERIDLINFYCFKGACNFNKFRVLVAGGGTGDSIIFLAEQLKHTTAELWYVDISQASMNIAKQRAEKRRLTNINWLHASLLSLDENIGKFDYISCTGVLHHLDDPLLGLKTLKNLLNDAGAMGLMLYGEYGRTGVYQMQQLMKMINVNENQLADKVINTKKILANLPETNWFTHNEKFLVDHINGEDNGLVDLLLHEQDRAYSILDVYQLLEQSALKFVEFSDVKMRMSYRPEQYINDSSLLKTIKQRPIKEQHGIAELLVGAFKKHEFYASMNADTKASFTELSNIPFFFPSEHYKNLGHQLANAILASPNKVISMKHSSGFEFDLSASQLNYTIFKNIDGKNTLQMIFDEIRKELKSETLNNEQLVAYICQCFKPFIQLDWILLKAS; encoded by the coding sequence ATGGATAATAAGCCGTATTTAAAAAAAGTAAGAGACCAATATGAAAGTTATCCATACCCCTTTAGAGATCCGTCTCAGGAGAGCCGTAGATTAGTTGAAATAGCGATTGAACGCATTGATTTGATCAACTTTTATTGCTTTAAAGGCGCTTGTAACTTCAATAAATTTAGAGTTTTAGTGGCTGGCGGAGGAACGGGAGATTCTATCATTTTTTTAGCTGAGCAGTTAAAGCATACAACGGCAGAATTATGGTATGTGGATATTAGCCAAGCTTCTATGAATATAGCTAAACAGAGGGCTGAAAAAAGGCGTTTGACCAATATAAATTGGCTGCACGCCTCACTACTATCACTTGATGAAAATATAGGTAAATTTGACTATATAAGCTGCACGGGAGTATTGCATCATTTAGATGACCCTTTGTTAGGTCTGAAAACACTTAAAAATTTATTAAATGATGCTGGTGCAATGGGCTTAATGCTATACGGTGAATATGGACGAACAGGTGTTTATCAAATGCAGCAACTGATGAAAATGATCAATGTGAACGAAAATCAATTAGCTGATAAGGTCATAAACACTAAAAAGATATTAGCCAACTTGCCAGAAACCAATTGGTTTACTCATAATGAAAAGTTTTTAGTTGATCATATTAATGGTGAAGACAATGGCTTAGTCGATCTCTTATTACACGAACAAGACCGAGCATACAGTATTTTAGATGTTTATCAATTACTCGAACAATCTGCGTTAAAATTTGTTGAGTTTAGTGATGTTAAAATGAGAATGTCATATCGTCCTGAACAATATATCAATGATAGTAGCTTGCTAAAGACAATAAAACAGCGACCGATTAAAGAGCAGCATGGCATTGCTGAATTATTAGTGGGGGCGTTTAAAAAACATGAGTTTTATGCCTCAATGAATGCTGATACTAAGGCAAGCTTTACAGAACTATCAAATATTCCCTTTTTCTTTCCGTCTGAGCATTATAAAAATTTAGGTCACCAGTTAGCGAATGCCATATTAGCTAGCCCAAATAAAGTTATCTCAATGAAACACAGCAGTGGTTTTGAATTCGATCTTAGTGCTTCTCAGTTGAATTATACAATATTTAAAAATATTGACGGTAAAAACACCTTACAAATGATTTTTGATGAGATTAGAAAAGAGCTAAAAAGTGAAACTTTAAATAATGAGCAATTAGTGGCTTATATATGTCAGTGCTTCAAGCCGTTTATACAACTTGATTGGATATTGTTGAAAGCAAGTTAA
- a CDS encoding MotA/TolQ/ExbB proton channel family protein, which yields MLFLIELWESVRSFIATGGNVLYVVAFALLLMWIMMIERYWFLSKVYPKMKDDIVGRWDAREDTTSWYAHRIRDTWISEATELLEQRMLTIRTLVAMCPLIGLLGTVTGMIGVFEVMAQQGTGNPRLMASGISMATIPTMAGMVAALSGVFFSSRLDAKVKLAKAKLVDSLPHH from the coding sequence ATGTTATTCCTGATAGAGCTTTGGGAATCTGTCAGGAGTTTTATTGCGACTGGCGGTAACGTGCTTTACGTTGTTGCCTTCGCACTCTTATTGATGTGGATAATGATGATAGAGCGTTATTGGTTCTTATCTAAAGTTTATCCAAAAATGAAAGACGATATCGTCGGACGTTGGGATGCGAGAGAAGATACTACTTCTTGGTATGCACATCGAATTAGAGATACTTGGATCTCCGAAGCGACAGAACTACTAGAGCAACGTATGCTCACAATTAGAACCTTGGTGGCAATGTGTCCACTAATTGGTTTACTTGGTACCGTAACCGGCATGATCGGTGTGTTTGAAGTTATGGCACAACAAGGTACTGGTAATCCGCGTCTGATGGCGTCTGGTATATCAATGGCAACAATCCCGACAATGGCGGGTATGGTTGCAGCATTATCAGGAGTGTTTTTCAGTTCAAGGTTAGACGCTAAAGTTAAACTAGCAAAGGCTAAACTGGTTGACAGTTTACCTCATCACTAG
- a CDS encoding tetratricopeptide repeat protein gives MNKIFSSLLLIISVVLIQLPMVAEVSAAGAEDSEKPKRKTQLVGPSVGKKVGKAFESYSADDIPGALTILLDIDAKKDYDKAYVARFIAVMYATMGDEEANAIKYLKIAVEPDILNEGDHGEAIKLLADLQMQTKAYEEALVNYKAWMDFTGKSDGDTWTKIANAHYALKQLDKMIVPADNAIAAYGDKQNKNPYILKVTSFYENKKYKDAVKTLETVIQIFPEDKTWWTQLGMFYLLVEDYQKGLETLDLAYKQGFLVKESEIKTLASLYSQNAVPYKAALLLEKHIDSGLVPRDDKNLSSLANAWHAAQHIDKAAKYYGELAKMTNLSKHYSKQGMLLKQDEQFKPAIVALSKALELGVKDEGKLHMSIAESHFYLEQYKQAYKAISLAMKDPKTRRSAKGWESFIKDTAQRKKVSI, from the coding sequence ATGAATAAGATTTTTTCATCTTTACTGTTAATTATTTCAGTTGTTCTAATTCAATTGCCAATGGTTGCAGAAGTTTCTGCAGCCGGCGCTGAAGATTCAGAAAAGCCAAAGCGTAAAACTCAGCTTGTTGGTCCTAGTGTTGGTAAAAAAGTAGGTAAAGCCTTTGAATCTTATTCAGCGGATGATATTCCAGGTGCTTTAACTATTCTTTTAGATATTGATGCTAAGAAAGACTACGACAAAGCTTATGTTGCTCGTTTTATAGCGGTTATGTATGCAACTATGGGTGATGAAGAAGCTAACGCGATCAAATACCTAAAAATTGCTGTAGAACCTGACATTCTCAATGAGGGTGATCATGGTGAAGCGATTAAGTTGTTAGCTGATTTGCAGATGCAAACAAAAGCGTATGAAGAAGCCCTAGTCAATTATAAAGCTTGGATGGATTTTACGGGTAAATCAGATGGTGATACTTGGACTAAAATAGCTAATGCACATTATGCGTTGAAACAATTAGATAAAATGATTGTTCCAGCAGATAATGCGATTGCAGCTTACGGTGACAAGCAAAACAAAAATCCTTATATATTGAAAGTTACTTCATTTTATGAAAATAAAAAATATAAAGATGCTGTTAAAACGCTTGAAACTGTTATTCAAATATTCCCAGAAGATAAAACTTGGTGGACTCAACTTGGCATGTTTTACTTGCTAGTTGAAGATTATCAGAAAGGTCTAGAAACACTTGACCTGGCTTATAAACAAGGTTTCCTTGTTAAAGAATCTGAAATTAAAACACTAGCAAGTTTATACTCGCAAAATGCAGTGCCTTACAAAGCGGCTTTATTGCTAGAAAAGCATATAGACTCTGGTTTAGTACCTCGTGATGATAAAAACTTATCTTCACTAGCTAACGCTTGGCATGCTGCTCAGCATATCGATAAAGCGGCTAAGTATTACGGTGAATTGGCTAAAATGACTAACCTTTCTAAGCATTACAGCAAGCAAGGTATGTTATTAAAGCAGGATGAACAGTTTAAACCAGCAATTGTTGCGTTAAGCAAAGCTTTAGAGCTTGGTGTTAAAGATGAAGGTAAACTGCATATGAGTATTGCAGAATCACACTTTTATTTAGAACAGTATAAGCAAGCTTACAAAGCTATTAGTCTTGCGATGAAAGATCCTAAAACCCGAAGATCAGCAAAGGGTTGGGAAAGTTTCATTAAAGACACAGCACAACGTAAAAAAGTTTCTATCTAA
- a CDS encoding ExbD/TolR family protein: MARKRIREDEEAVIDMTPMLDIVFIMLIFFIVTTSFVKEAGIEVNKPKAANQSKQKSANIFVAIKDNGEIWLDKRRVDVERVAANIEKLLAEQPTDVVIIQADKDAKHGVVVKVMDAIKEAGIDRISIAAAKG, encoded by the coding sequence ATGGCACGTAAACGTATTCGTGAGGACGAAGAAGCAGTTATAGATATGACACCGATGCTTGACATCGTATTCATTATGCTGATTTTCTTTATCGTAACTACTTCTTTTGTTAAAGAAGCTGGTATTGAAGTTAATAAACCTAAAGCGGCAAATCAATCTAAACAAAAGTCAGCTAATATCTTTGTTGCAATTAAAGATAATGGCGAAATTTGGTTAGATAAGCGTCGTGTAGATGTTGAACGCGTAGCGGCCAATATTGAAAAATTATTGGCTGAGCAACCAACTGATGTTGTAATCATTCAAGCTGACAAAGACGCAAAACATGGCGTAGTTGTTAAAGTAATGGATGCAATTAAAGAAGCGGGCATAGACAGAATTTCTATCGCTGCAGCTAAGGGGTAG
- a CDS encoding MotA/TolQ/ExbB proton channel family protein codes for MKKVINFVLFAASMTVAASASANQLDDLLKQVKNDRISEAKIDKKREAEFMSARSDKQSLLNKAKTELANQQARNKRLTKEYAANEITLAQKAVELDNAQGTLGEMFGVSRAAAANAYGSIVTSIVSAEYPGRGETLDKIANSKAIPELEQLEELWFALQTEMTQSGEVSKFTTEVTNLDGSKSTESVTRIGTFNLVSENGYLNYNDEVGQVQPLAKQPAGYIAGAASSFFGVTSGYAPLYVDPSRGAILTLETRKKTLMEFYHEGKEVGYAITVLLVIGLLIALERMIVLGNMSSKIRTQEKNLDQPNDNNPLGRLLKVYFDNKSVDAETLELKLDEAILRETPKVDRGINLIKMFAAIAPLMGLLGTVIGMIMTFQTITLFGTGDPKIMAGNISLALVTTALGLICALPLILIHSIVAGRSKSVLQKLDEQSAGLIAAIAEKESK; via the coding sequence ATGAAAAAAGTTATTAATTTCGTATTATTTGCTGCTTCAATGACAGTAGCAGCTTCAGCTTCGGCCAATCAGTTAGACGACTTATTAAAACAAGTCAAAAATGACCGTATTTCTGAAGCAAAAATTGATAAAAAACGTGAAGCAGAATTTATGTCTGCACGTTCTGACAAGCAATCTTTATTGAATAAAGCTAAAACAGAACTAGCAAATCAACAAGCAAGAAACAAACGTTTAACGAAAGAGTACGCTGCTAACGAAATTACATTAGCGCAAAAAGCTGTAGAGTTAGACAATGCCCAAGGTACTTTAGGTGAAATGTTCGGTGTAAGTCGTGCAGCTGCAGCTAATGCATACGGTTCAATTGTTACATCAATTGTTTCAGCTGAATACCCAGGCCGTGGCGAAACGTTAGACAAAATTGCTAACTCAAAAGCCATTCCTGAACTTGAGCAACTTGAAGAATTATGGTTTGCCTTGCAAACTGAAATGACTCAATCAGGTGAAGTTTCTAAGTTTACTACAGAAGTAACTAACTTAGATGGTTCAAAGTCAACTGAGTCAGTAACACGTATCGGTACTTTCAACTTAGTATCTGAAAACGGTTACCTAAACTACAATGATGAAGTTGGTCAAGTACAGCCACTAGCTAAGCAACCTGCTGGTTATATTGCTGGTGCTGCTTCTTCTTTCTTCGGTGTAACTTCAGGTTACGCTCCTTTATATGTGGATCCATCTCGTGGTGCTATCTTAACGCTAGAAACGCGTAAGAAAACACTAATGGAATTCTACCATGAAGGTAAAGAAGTTGGTTATGCTATCACTGTATTGTTAGTTATTGGTCTACTTATTGCCTTAGAGCGTATGATTGTTCTTGGTAACATGAGTTCTAAAATTCGCACTCAAGAGAAGAACCTTGATCAACCGAATGACAACAATCCACTTGGCCGTTTGTTAAAAGTTTACTTTGATAACAAATCGGTTGATGCAGAAACACTAGAACTTAAACTTGATGAAGCTATATTACGTGAAACACCAAAAGTTGACCGTGGTATTAACTTAATCAAAATGTTCGCTGCAATTGCACCACTAATGGGTCTATTAGGTACAGTAATCGGTATGATTATGACGTTCCAAACGATTACATTGTTTGGTACAGGTGACCCGAAAATTATGGCGGGTAACATCTCACTAGCACTTGTAACAACAGCTCTAGGTTTGATTTGTGCATTACCACTAATCTTAATACACAGCATCGTAGCTGGTAGAAGTAAATCTGTATTACAAAAATTAGACGAGCAAAGCGCTGGCTTAATCGCTGCTATTGCCGAGAAGGAGTCTAAATAA